One Janthinobacterium sp. TB1-E2 genomic region harbors:
- a CDS encoding anti-sigma factor: MINSDEELHRLASEYVLGTLALAERAAVEQRLPRDAALRDAVDAWEQRLLPLTTLAPPETPSTQLWPRISASLFTPKAVRQAGGWQVWWNSLAFWRLLAGGGLAATAALAVLVSAQLQAPSGPGYLVVLVAPQDKSPGWIVQAGGRGGKNRDLSLIPLGPTAVPQQKALQFWTKGKDWGAPVSLGLVKPGQSLKLTLDKLPPLQPDQLFEITLEPQTGSPTGRPTGPILYIGRAVKVM, from the coding sequence ATGATCAACAGCGACGAGGAATTGCACAGGCTGGCCAGCGAATACGTGCTGGGAACATTGGCGCTGGCCGAACGGGCGGCAGTGGAACAGCGTTTGCCGCGCGACGCCGCCCTGCGCGACGCCGTCGATGCCTGGGAACAGCGTCTGCTGCCCTTGACCACGCTGGCGCCGCCCGAAACGCCTTCGACCCAGTTGTGGCCGCGCATCAGCGCCAGCCTGTTCACGCCGAAAGCCGTGCGGCAAGCGGGCGGCTGGCAAGTGTGGTGGAATAGCCTGGCCTTCTGGAGACTGCTGGCCGGTGGCGGCCTGGCGGCCACGGCCGCGCTGGCCGTGCTGGTCAGCGCGCAGCTACAAGCGCCCAGCGGCCCCGGCTATCTGGTGGTGCTGGTGGCGCCGCAGGATAAATCGCCGGGCTGGATCGTGCAGGCGGGCGGACGGGGCGGCAAGAACCGCGACCTGAGCCTGATCCCGCTGGGCCCGACTGCCGTGCCGCAGCAAAAAGCCCTGCAATTCTGGACCAAGGGCAAGGACTGGGGCGCGCCCGTCTCGCTGGGCCTGGTCAAGCCGGGGCAAAGCCTTAAGTTGACCCTGGACAAACTGCCGCCGCTGCAGCCCGATCAACTGTTTGAAATCACGCTGGAGCCGCAAACGGGCTCGCCGACAGGCAGGCCGACAGGGCCGATCCTGTATATCGGCCGCGCCGTCAAGGTGATGTAG
- a CDS encoding glycine zipper domain-containing protein: MSSIHTGKSSSDSILADADKARDKLVGDLKTVINEAEGWLDGAKDQTGENVKAVKDKFIATLETAKKDLIKLEEDLLERTKKAAKATDEYVQDNPWKAVGAGAVVGVLFGLLLSSSRR, translated from the coding sequence ATGAGCTCGATACATACCGGAAAATCCAGCAGCGACAGCATCCTCGCCGACGCCGACAAGGCCCGCGACAAACTGGTCGGCGACCTGAAAACCGTCATCAATGAAGCGGAAGGCTGGCTCGACGGCGCAAAGGATCAGACGGGCGAGAATGTCAAAGCCGTCAAGGACAAGTTCATCGCCACCCTGGAAACGGCCAAGAAAGACTTGATCAAGCTGGAAGAAGACTTGCTCGAACGGACCAAGAAGGCGGCCAAGGCCACCGACGAGTACGTGCAGGACAATCCGTGGAAAGCCGTGGGCGCGGGCGCCGTCGTGGGCGTGCTGTTCGGCCTGCTGCTTTCCTCGTCACGCCGCTAG
- a CDS encoding sigma-70 family RNA polymerase sigma factor: MAPTLPAHAAPYDYDAALRACARGEQQALHGLYQQESRYLLGVALRIVRQRALAEDVLHDAFLNIWRRAGSFDATRGSGKGWIYVVVRHQALDVARARAHELSADEDTVETLLHERQSHDTGEAYADQADLGKLHDCLGHLDEPKRNSILYAYVDGCSHSEIAQRLQAPLGTVKAWVKRGLAALRECMQ; this comes from the coding sequence ATTGCCCCAACCTTGCCAGCCCACGCCGCCCCTTACGATTACGATGCCGCCCTGCGCGCCTGCGCCAGGGGCGAGCAGCAGGCATTGCATGGCCTGTACCAGCAGGAAAGCCGCTACCTGCTGGGCGTGGCCCTGCGCATCGTGCGCCAGCGGGCCTTGGCCGAAGACGTGCTGCACGACGCCTTCCTGAATATCTGGCGCCGCGCCGGCAGTTTCGACGCCACGCGCGGCAGCGGCAAGGGCTGGATCTATGTGGTGGTGCGGCACCAGGCGCTGGACGTGGCGCGTGCCCGCGCCCATGAACTGTCAGCCGACGAGGATACCGTGGAAACCCTGCTGCACGAACGCCAAAGCCATGATACGGGCGAGGCCTATGCCGACCAGGCGGACCTGGGCAAGCTGCACGATTGCCTCGGCCACCTGGACGAACCCAAACGCAATAGCATCCTGTACGCCTACGTCGATGGCTGTTCCCATAGCGAAATCGCGCAGCGCCTGCAAGCGCCGCTGGGGACCGTCAAGGCCTGGGTCAAGCGGGGTCTGGCCGCCTTGCGGGAGTGCATGCAATGA
- a CDS encoding phage holin family protein has translation MHHVAQVAATLAAIVQTRLALAAVEMEEESLRFLSYLALAMLALLCLFVGLVLIVFLVIVLFWDTHRIAAIAITAAVFIVAAIATLLGVRASFRSKPKLLSFTLSELNKDLDELQLLARRGSERP, from the coding sequence ATGCACCATGTCGCCCAAGTCGCAGCGACCCTCGCCGCCATCGTCCAGACCCGTCTGGCCCTGGCGGCAGTGGAAATGGAAGAAGAGTCGCTGCGCTTCCTGTCCTATCTGGCCCTGGCCATGCTGGCACTGCTGTGCCTGTTCGTCGGCCTGGTATTGATCGTGTTCCTCGTCATCGTGCTGTTCTGGGACACGCACCGCATCGCCGCCATCGCCATCACGGCCGCCGTCTTCATCGTTGCCGCCATCGCCACCCTGCTGGGCGTGCGCGCCAGTTTCCGCAGCAAGCCGAAACTGCTGTCCTTCACACTTTCCGAACTGAACAAAGACCTGGACGAGCTGCAACTGCTGGCACGCCGGGGATCGGAGCGGCCATGA
- a CDS encoding glutathione peroxidase, translating into MTSIHDFQAEALDGTPVDLAQYKGKVLLVVNTASACGFTPQYQGLEALYREFHAQGLVVLGFPCNQFRQQEPGSNAEIGAFCEKNFGVTFPLFAKVDVNGPHTHPVFAQLKQAAPGILGTQSIKWNFTKFLVRKDGSVFRRYATASKPASLADDIRQLLQE; encoded by the coding sequence ATGACCAGCATCCACGATTTCCAGGCCGAGGCGCTGGACGGCACGCCGGTCGACCTGGCGCAATACAAAGGCAAGGTTTTACTAGTCGTCAACACGGCCAGCGCCTGCGGTTTCACGCCGCAATACCAGGGGCTCGAAGCGCTGTACCGCGAATTCCACGCGCAGGGGCTGGTCGTGCTCGGTTTTCCCTGCAATCAATTCCGCCAGCAGGAACCGGGATCGAATGCGGAAATCGGCGCCTTTTGCGAGAAAAACTTCGGCGTCACCTTTCCCCTGTTTGCCAAGGTCGACGTGAATGGCCCGCATACGCATCCCGTATTTGCGCAATTAAAGCAGGCCGCGCCCGGCATATTGGGCACGCAATCGATCAAATGGAATTTCACCAAGTTTTTGGTGCGCAAGGATGGCAGCGTATTTCGCCGTTACGCGACGGCCAGCAAACCGGCCAGCCTGGCGGACGACATTCGGCAATTGCTACAGGAATAG
- a CDS encoding YggS family pyridoxal phosphate-dependent enzyme has translation MSTIEQNLQAVRESIAQAAADAQRAPGDVTLLAVSKTFGADAVLDAMRAGQAAFGENYLQEALDKIAFVKAAAPQHAPAWHFIGPIQSNKTRPIAEHFDWVHTVEREKIAARLSEQRPAGLPDLNICLQVNISGEASKSGVTPAELPALAHAVAQLPRLRLRGLMAIPEPETELKLQRAAFAQLRALYEQLKAQGLALDTLSMGMSADLRAAVLEGATIVRVGSAIFGSRNYS, from the coding sequence ATGTCCACAATCGAACAGAACTTGCAAGCCGTGCGCGAGAGTATTGCGCAGGCCGCCGCTGACGCGCAGCGCGCCCCTGGCGACGTGACCCTGCTGGCCGTCTCGAAAACCTTCGGCGCGGACGCCGTGCTGGACGCCATGCGCGCGGGCCAGGCGGCGTTCGGCGAAAACTATCTGCAGGAAGCGCTCGACAAGATTGCCTTTGTGAAGGCGGCCGCGCCGCAGCACGCGCCCGCATGGCATTTCATCGGTCCCATCCAGAGCAACAAGACGCGCCCCATCGCCGAGCACTTCGACTGGGTGCATACGGTGGAACGGGAAAAGATCGCCGCGCGCCTGTCCGAGCAGCGCCCGGCCGGCTTGCCGGACTTGAATATCTGCCTGCAAGTCAATATCAGCGGCGAGGCGAGCAAGAGCGGCGTGACGCCGGCCGAACTGCCGGCGCTGGCGCATGCCGTGGCGCAATTGCCCCGTTTGCGTTTGCGCGGCCTGATGGCCATCCCCGAGCCCGAAACGGAGCTCAAGCTTCAGCGCGCTGCCTTTGCGCAACTGCGCGCGCTGTACGAACAATTGAAGGCTCAAGGGCTGGCGCTCGACACCTTGTCGATGGGCATGTCGGCCGACTTGCGCGCCGCCGTGCTTGAGGGCGCCACCATCGTGCGCGTGGGCAGTGCCATCTTTGGTTCCCGCAACTATTCCTGA
- a CDS encoding PilT/PilU family type 4a pilus ATPase: MQTTHEHYGAMHALLAQMRARGGSDLFITAGFPAAIKLDGKLTPLAGGALDAQQAAGYVRAVMNERQAAEFAASREANFAISPDGLGRFRVSAFVQMGQAGMVLRLINTAIPTLDGLGLPAILQDIVMSKRGLVIMVGATGCGKSTTLAAMVGHRNAHSHGHIITIEDPVEFIHPHGNCIVTQREVGVDTDDWATALKNTLRQAPDVIQIGEIRDRDTMDHAIAFAETGHLCLATLHANNANQALDRIINFFPEERRQQLLMDLSLNLKGMISQRLIPNKEGGGRKAALEILLNSPLMSDLIFKGQVHEIKELMKKSREHGMQTFDQALFDLHEAGAISYEDALRNADSVNDLRLTIKLKGATAPEPAPQTGATKLGLL; encoded by the coding sequence ATGCAGACGACGCACGAACACTATGGCGCCATGCACGCGCTGCTGGCGCAGATGCGCGCACGGGGCGGCTCGGACCTGTTCATCACGGCCGGCTTTCCTGCCGCCATCAAGCTCGACGGCAAACTGACGCCGCTGGCGGGCGGCGCGCTCGACGCGCAACAGGCGGCCGGCTACGTGCGCGCCGTCATGAACGAACGCCAGGCGGCCGAGTTCGCAGCCAGCCGCGAAGCCAATTTCGCCATCAGCCCGGACGGACTCGGGCGTTTCCGCGTGTCCGCCTTCGTGCAGATGGGCCAGGCAGGCATGGTCTTGCGCTTGATCAATACCGCCATCCCCACGCTCGATGGACTGGGTTTACCGGCCATCCTGCAAGACATCGTCATGAGCAAGCGGGGCCTCGTCATCATGGTGGGCGCCACGGGCTGCGGCAAGTCGACCACCCTGGCCGCCATGGTGGGACACCGCAACGCGCACAGCCATGGCCACATCATCACCATCGAAGACCCCGTGGAATTCATCCATCCGCACGGCAACTGCATCGTCACCCAGCGCGAGGTGGGCGTCGATACGGACGACTGGGCCACGGCCCTGAAAAACACCCTGCGCCAGGCGCCCGACGTGATCCAGATCGGAGAGATCCGCGACCGCGACACGATGGACCACGCCATCGCGTTTGCCGAGACGGGCCATTTGTGCCTGGCCACCCTGCATGCGAACAACGCCAACCAGGCGCTGGACCGCATCATCAATTTCTTCCCCGAAGAGCGGCGCCAGCAGCTGCTGATGGACCTGTCGCTGAATTTGAAAGGCATGATTTCGCAGCGCCTGATTCCCAACAAGGAAGGCGGCGGGCGCAAGGCGGCGCTGGAAATCCTGCTCAATTCGCCGCTGATGAGCGACCTGATCTTCAAGGGCCAGGTGCACGAGATCAAGGAATTGATGAAAAAATCGCGCGAGCACGGCATGCAGACGTTCGACCAGGCCCTGTTCGACCTGCACGAAGCGGGCGCCATCAGCTATGAAGACGCGCTACGCAATGCGGACTCCGTCAACGACCTGCGCCTGACGATCAAACTCAAGGGCGCAACGGCGCCGGAACCCGCCCCGCAAACGGGCGCCACCAAACTGGGACTCCTCTGA
- the proC gene encoding pyrroline-5-carboxylate reductase — MTTELNIAFVGGGNMAAALIAGLAGKLTLGGNIHVIDPHAPALEKLQVQFGVTTATAAGDALRCVDVIVLAVKPQSMREVAAQLLPFLDGERAPLILSIAAGIRAQDLSRWLGDYRAIVRCMPNTPALIGMGITGMVASGGVSEEQKKTADAILRAVGQTVWLDDEAKIDPVTAVSGSGPAYVFYFIEAMQQAAAELGLTPEQGTQLAIATFTGAAQLAANSSEPVSLLRERVTSKGGTTYAALTSMEESGVKAAIVKGIKAAAQRGREMGDELGK; from the coding sequence ATGACGACAGAATTGAATATCGCCTTTGTAGGCGGCGGCAACATGGCCGCGGCCCTGATCGCCGGCCTGGCGGGTAAATTGACCCTGGGCGGCAACATCCACGTGATCGACCCGCACGCGCCGGCGCTGGAAAAGCTGCAGGTGCAATTCGGCGTCACGACGGCCACTGCCGCCGGTGACGCGCTGCGCTGCGTGGACGTGATCGTGCTGGCCGTGAAACCGCAAAGCATGCGCGAAGTAGCGGCGCAATTGCTGCCCTTCCTCGACGGGGAGCGTGCGCCATTGATCCTGTCGATCGCGGCCGGCATCCGCGCGCAAGACCTGTCGCGCTGGCTCGGCGATTACCGGGCCATCGTGCGTTGCATGCCGAACACGCCTGCCCTGATCGGCATGGGCATCACGGGCATGGTGGCCAGCGGCGGCGTCAGCGAAGAACAAAAAAAGACGGCGGACGCCATCCTGCGCGCCGTCGGCCAGACGGTCTGGCTCGATGATGAAGCGAAGATCGACCCCGTCACGGCCGTGTCCGGCAGCGGTCCCGCCTACGTGTTTTACTTTATCGAAGCGATGCAGCAGGCGGCGGCCGAGCTGGGTCTCACGCCCGAGCAGGGCACGCAGCTGGCGATTGCCACGTTTACGGGGGCGGCGCAGCTGGCGGCGAACTCCAGCGAACCCGTGTCCTTGCTGCGCGAGAGGGTCACGTCGAAAGGCGGCACGACGTATGCGGCCCTGACCAGCATGGAAGAGAGCGGTGTGAAAGCGGCCATCGTCAAGGGCATCAAGGCGGCCGCGCAGCGCGGGCGCGAGATGGGGGACGAGCTGGGCAAATAA
- a CDS encoding DUF3455 domain-containing protein, with amino-acid sequence MLATIAPRHTAPSLTVLCAALLMAACAPMSARYSQEQLPNAVKVPDGHQVAMQTVGVGKIAYECKAKKDMTGHEWVFVGPDAALNDRGGMQVGTYVGPPATWANLDGSKVTATQVAVAPAGAGNIPYQLVKANPATGSGAMQGVSYIQRVATSGGVAPSSPCGMESIGAKQWVPYQADYIFWKAV; translated from the coding sequence ATGCTTGCCACCATCGCCCCACGCCATACCGCCCCTTCCCTCACCGTGCTGTGCGCCGCCCTGCTGATGGCCGCCTGCGCCCCCATGAGCGCGCGCTATTCGCAGGAACAATTGCCGAACGCCGTGAAAGTGCCCGATGGCCACCAGGTGGCCATGCAGACGGTGGGCGTGGGCAAGATCGCCTACGAATGCAAGGCCAAGAAAGACATGACGGGCCATGAATGGGTCTTCGTGGGACCGGACGCGGCTCTGAACGACCGCGGTGGCATGCAGGTCGGCACGTATGTCGGTCCTCCTGCCACCTGGGCCAACCTCGATGGCTCGAAAGTGACGGCGACGCAAGTGGCCGTGGCGCCGGCCGGCGCGGGCAACATCCCGTATCAACTGGTAAAAGCCAACCCGGCCACGGGCAGCGGCGCCATGCAGGGCGTCAGCTACATCCAGCGCGTGGCCACCAGCGGCGGCGTGGCGCCAAGCAGCCCTTGCGGCATGGAGTCCATCGGCGCCAAGCAATGGGTGCCCTACCAGGCCGATTATATCTTCTGGAAAGCCGTATAA
- a CDS encoding type IV pilus twitching motility protein PilT, with translation MDISELLAFSVSNKASDLHLSSGLPPMIRVNGDVRRLNVPPLEHKEVHSMIYDIMNDSQRKAYEEALECDFSFEIPGLARFRVNAYNQERGASAVLRTIPSKVLTLEDLNAPRIFGELAMRPRGLVLVTGPTGSGKSTTLAAMVNHVNERLNHHILTIEDPIEFVHEPKKCLINQREVGSHTHSFSNALRSALREDPDVILVGELRDLETIRLALTAAETGHLVFGTLHTSSAAKSIDRIIDVFPAEEKEMVRAMLSESLQAVISQNLLKTRDGAGRVAAHEIMLATPAVRNLIREAKVAQMYSAIQTGSNVGMQTLDQCLSDLVRRGTISAETARSAAKAPENFPG, from the coding sequence ATGGACATCTCCGAACTACTCGCTTTCTCCGTCAGCAACAAGGCTTCCGACTTGCACCTGTCTTCCGGCCTGCCGCCGATGATACGGGTCAACGGCGACGTGCGCCGCCTGAACGTGCCCCCGCTCGAGCACAAGGAAGTGCACAGCATGATCTACGACATCATGAACGACAGCCAGCGCAAGGCGTATGAAGAAGCGCTGGAATGCGATTTCTCGTTCGAGATTCCCGGCCTGGCCCGCTTCCGCGTCAACGCCTACAACCAGGAAAGGGGCGCCTCGGCCGTGCTGCGCACGATTCCGTCAAAGGTGCTGACACTGGAAGACCTGAACGCGCCGCGCATCTTCGGCGAACTGGCCATGCGCCCACGCGGCCTCGTGTTGGTGACGGGGCCGACCGGTTCCGGCAAGTCGACCACCCTGGCGGCGATGGTGAACCACGTCAACGAACGCCTGAACCACCATATTTTGACCATCGAAGACCCGATCGAATTCGTGCATGAACCGAAGAAATGCCTGATCAACCAGCGCGAAGTGGGTTCGCACACGCATTCGTTCAGCAACGCGCTGCGCTCGGCCCTGCGCGAAGACCCGGACGTGATTTTAGTGGGCGAATTGCGCGACCTGGAAACCATCCGTCTGGCGCTGACGGCGGCCGAAACGGGCCACCTCGTGTTCGGCACCCTGCACACCTCGTCGGCGGCGAAATCGATCGACCGCATCATCGACGTCTTCCCCGCCGAGGAAAAGGAAATGGTGCGCGCCATGCTGTCCGAATCCCTGCAAGCCGTCATTTCGCAAAACCTGCTGAAAACCAGGGATGGCGCGGGCCGCGTGGCCGCGCATGAAATCATGCTGGCCACGCCGGCCGTGCGCAACCTGATCCGCGAAGCGAAAGTGGCGCAAATGTATTCAGCCATCCAGACAGGCAGCAACGTGGGTATGCAGACGCTGGACCAGTGCCTGTCCGACCTGGTGCGACGCGGCACGATCTCGGCCGAGACGGCCCGCTCGGCCGCCAAGGCCCCTGAAAACTTCCCCGGATAA
- the glcF gene encoding glycolate oxidase subunit GlcF has product MQTNLADFIKNTPAGDEAEAILRACVHCGFCTATCPTYQLLGDELDGPRGRIYLIKQVLEGAPVTAKTQTHLDRCLTCRNCESTCPSGVQYGRLVDIGRNVVEQRVQRPLRERALRFALKEALPRRWLFTPVYKAGQALRPLLSKGLQDKLRPGAQAGAWPTRQHARSMLLLDGCVQPAMSPNINAATARVLDALGVQLIVAPKAGCCGALRHHLNDQEAALDDMRRNIDAWWPYVDSVDSVEAIVMTASGCGATVKEYGHLLAHDAQYADKARRIAALTRDLSEIMPAFEAELAALLKGRIGKRVAYHPPCTLQHGQQVRGKVEQVLRAVGVDVRLCADSHLCCGSAGTYSILQPALSQQLRDNKVANLEACEPEMIVSANIGCLSHLQSGTETPVRHWIELIDSALAPI; this is encoded by the coding sequence ATGCAAACCAATCTCGCCGATTTCATCAAGAATACGCCGGCAGGCGACGAAGCCGAAGCCATTTTGCGCGCCTGCGTGCATTGCGGCTTTTGCACGGCCACCTGTCCCACCTACCAGCTGCTGGGCGACGAACTCGATGGCCCGCGCGGACGCATCTATTTGATCAAGCAAGTGCTCGAAGGCGCGCCCGTCACGGCCAAGACGCAGACGCACCTGGACCGCTGCCTGACCTGCCGTAACTGCGAGTCGACCTGTCCCTCGGGCGTGCAGTACGGGCGCCTGGTCGACATCGGCCGCAACGTCGTCGAGCAGCGCGTGCAGCGCCCCTTGCGCGAACGCGCGCTGCGCTTCGCGCTGAAGGAAGCCTTGCCGCGCCGCTGGCTGTTTACGCCCGTGTACAAGGCGGGGCAGGCGCTGCGGCCGCTGCTCTCGAAAGGCTTGCAGGATAAATTGCGTCCGGGCGCGCAAGCGGGGGCATGGCCCACGCGCCAGCATGCGCGCAGCATGCTGCTGCTCGATGGCTGCGTGCAGCCGGCCATGTCGCCGAACATCAACGCGGCCACGGCGCGCGTGCTCGATGCCTTGGGCGTGCAATTGATCGTCGCGCCGAAGGCCGGCTGCTGCGGCGCCTTGCGCCATCACCTGAATGACCAGGAAGCGGCGCTGGACGACATGCGCCGCAATATCGACGCCTGGTGGCCTTACGTAGACAGCGTGGACAGTGTGGAAGCCATCGTCATGACGGCATCCGGCTGCGGCGCCACGGTCAAGGAATATGGCCATTTGCTGGCCCACGATGCGCAGTATGCGGACAAGGCGCGGCGCATCGCGGCGCTGACGCGTGATCTGTCCGAGATCATGCCGGCGTTTGAAGCGGAACTGGCGGCGCTGCTGAAAGGGCGCATCGGAAAACGGGTGGCGTATCACCCGCCGTGTACCCTGCAGCACGGCCAGCAGGTGCGCGGCAAGGTGGAGCAGGTCTTGCGCGCCGTCGGCGTCGACGTGCGCCTGTGCGCGGACAGCCATTTGTGCTGCGGTTCGGCGGGCACGTATTCGATTTTGCAGCCGGCCCTGTCGCAGCAGCTGCGCGACAACAAGGTGGCGAACCTGGAGGCATGCGAGCCGGAGATGATCGTGTCGGCCAATATCGGCTGCCTGAGCCACCTGCAGTCGGGTACGGAGACGCCCGTGCGGCACTGGATCGAGCTGATCGACTCGGCCTTGGCGCCTATATAG
- a CDS encoding putative bifunctional diguanylate cyclase/phosphodiesterase translates to MGIYSRLFLPIFFLILAVSAVRYHALLGTETALANARYQSDARQLDLFLANSVLPLAVHADSHAMHDSVRQVLRSALPLNRSLVSARWDTAGGHVEVLADSKLAGTLATVPAWFARLAGITAIRSRLTVALPDGGDGILDLHYTPGLPLAQVWLRVREQAVLSSINIVLVFVLLGLILGTHRKLLARFVQATDRFRDGNFAVRLVAGATPEAQAVSQSFNGMAGDIEALLTTLKTSQRQLGEQLNETVHMQQALQKLSWQNYNDVLTGLPNRAALAARFEQELFLARERQRLLAVCLFDLDHFQAINDRYGAEAGDEILKQVAGRLHGFTGQVHYAARLGGDEFVLLLCGQASIASIEQNVTQLMAELCRPYQCDQQALHMTASAGIAVYAGKDLNTESLLRHADHAVYQAKLTGRNQYHFFDTNLDEEVRTHHNQRTEVRHALINGELRLYYQPKVNMRAGTVVGMEALLRWQHPRRGVLAPAQFLPLVEQTDLIIDIGEWVLRQALWQMQRWVASGKHWVVSVNIAARHFQQPDFVSRLETILGEFPGVRASMLELEILESSALHDIEDVRRIIRACQALGITFALDDFGTGYSSMSYLKRLPANIVKIDQSFVRNMLNDRDDLHLVRAVIGLARSFSLTVIAEGVESVEHGARLIQLGCDLAQGYGIARPMPADAVLEWAANFVPAPQWRIAQYSEVPI, encoded by the coding sequence ATGGGAATTTATTCCCGCCTCTTTCTTCCTATTTTCTTCCTGATACTCGCCGTTTCCGCCGTTCGCTATCACGCCCTGCTCGGCACGGAAACGGCGCTGGCCAATGCGCGCTACCAGAGCGATGCGCGGCAACTCGACCTGTTCCTCGCCAATAGCGTGCTGCCGCTGGCCGTGCACGCGGACAGTCACGCGATGCACGACAGCGTGCGCCAGGTGCTGCGCAGCGCCCTGCCGCTGAACCGCAGCCTCGTTTCCGCGCGCTGGGACACGGCTGGCGGACATGTCGAGGTGCTGGCCGACAGCAAGCTGGCCGGCACGCTGGCCACGGTGCCGGCGTGGTTCGCGCGCCTGGCCGGCATCACGGCCATCCGCAGCCGCCTGACGGTGGCGCTGCCGGACGGCGGCGACGGCATCCTCGACCTGCACTACACGCCCGGTCTGCCCCTGGCGCAGGTGTGGCTCAGGGTGCGCGAGCAGGCCGTCCTCAGCAGCATCAATATCGTGCTCGTCTTCGTGCTGCTGGGCTTGATCCTGGGCACCCACCGCAAGCTGCTGGCGCGCTTCGTGCAAGCGACCGACCGCTTCCGCGACGGCAACTTCGCCGTGCGCCTGGTGGCCGGCGCCACGCCCGAAGCGCAAGCCGTGTCGCAGTCGTTCAACGGCATGGCCGGCGATATCGAAGCACTGCTGACCACGCTGAAAACCAGCCAGCGCCAGCTGGGCGAGCAATTGAACGAAACCGTGCACATGCAGCAGGCGCTGCAAAAGCTGTCCTGGCAAAACTACAATGATGTGCTGACGGGTTTGCCCAACCGTGCCGCGCTGGCCGCCCGCTTCGAACAGGAACTGTTCCTCGCGCGCGAACGCCAGCGTCTGCTGGCCGTCTGCCTGTTCGACCTCGACCACTTCCAGGCCATCAACGACCGCTACGGCGCCGAGGCCGGCGATGAAATCCTCAAGCAGGTGGCCGGCCGCCTGCACGGCTTTACGGGCCAGGTCCACTACGCGGCGCGCCTGGGCGGCGATGAATTCGTCCTGCTGCTGTGCGGCCAGGCCAGCATCGCCAGCATCGAACAGAACGTCACGCAGCTGATGGCGGAACTGTGCCGCCCCTATCAGTGCGACCAGCAGGCGCTGCACATGACGGCCAGCGCCGGCATCGCCGTCTACGCGGGCAAGGACTTGAATACGGAAAGCCTGCTGCGCCACGCCGACCACGCCGTCTACCAGGCCAAGCTGACGGGGCGCAACCAGTACCACTTCTTCGACACCAATCTCGATGAAGAAGTGCGCACCCACCACAACCAGCGCACGGAAGTGCGCCATGCCCTGATCAATGGCGAACTGCGGCTGTACTACCAGCCCAAGGTGAACATGCGCGCCGGCACCGTGGTGGGCATGGAAGCGCTGCTGCGCTGGCAGCATCCGCGCCGCGGCGTGCTGGCGCCCGCGCAATTCCTGCCGCTGGTGGAACAGACGGATTTGATCATCGACATCGGCGAATGGGTGCTGCGCCAGGCCCTGTGGCAGATGCAGCGCTGGGTGGCCAGTGGCAAGCACTGGGTGGTCAGCGTGAATATCGCGGCACGCCACTTCCAGCAACCGGATTTTGTCTCGCGCCTGGAAACCATCCTCGGCGAATTTCCCGGCGTGCGCGCCAGCATGCTGGAACTGGAAATCCTCGAATCGTCGGCCCTGCACGACATCGAAGACGTGCGCCGCATCATCCGCGCCTGCCAGGCGCTGGGCATCACGTTCGCGCTCGACGATTTCGGCACCGGCTACTCGTCGATGTCATACCTGAAACGCCTGCCGGCGAATATCGTCAAGATCGACCAGAGCTTCGTGCGCAATATGCTCAACGACCGCGACGACCTGCACCTGGTGCGCGCCGTCATCGGCCTGGCCCGCTCCTTCAGCCTGACGGTGATCGCCGAAGGCGTGGAAAGCGTCGAACATGGCGCGCGTTTGATCCAGCTGGGCTGCGACCTGGCGCAAGGCTACGGCATCGCCCGCCCCATGCCGGCCGACGCCGTGCTGGAGTGGGCCGCCAACTTCGTGCCGGCGCCGCAATGGCGCATCGCGCAGTACAGCGAAGTGCCTATATAG